Part of the Ignavibacterium album JCM 16511 genome, CCTTTAACGCTGGGAAGTGTTTTTTATTTTAAACAATCTTTGAAGCTGAAAATAAATTTTTGGATCTGATGTAAGAGGTCTGATTCTATTAGTTGCAAACTAAGAGAAGAAATTTTCAAATTGTTCATCACCCGCAGAAGCTTAATTCATAATCTATTATTTCAATTTGTAGGGGTAAGGTTTGCCTCACCCGAATCTTTATAATAATCTTATGTCTATTATCATTTCAGCAACATCATCTTCTTTGTAATTATATAATTTCCAACCTTAAGTTGATAAAAATAAACTCCACCAGTAAGCTCAGAATTATTTTTCTGGACTGCAGAAAATTTAACTTTGTGAATACCAGGTTGTTTTTTTTCGTTAACCAATGTTGTAACTACATTTCCTAATACATCGTAAACTTTAAGTATTACCACATTCTCTACTCCTTCAGGAATGACATAAATAATTTCTGTAGTTGGATTGAACGGGTTGGGATAATTCTGTTCCAATATGAATTCTTTTGGAGAAATAATTTCTACTTCAACCGGATTTGAATATTTCGAATTACCATCAAAGTCAATTTGTTTTAGTCTGTAAAAATATTTACCGGGACCAGGATTTTTATCAACAAATTTATAAGTAGTTAAATCGGAACTTGTTCCCTTACCATTAACGAAACTTACAATCTCCCACGAAAGATTTTGCGAACCACTTTGCAAGAATGAACGATGAATTTCGAAACCACGATTATTTGTTTCACTTGCTGTAGTCCAGTTTAGTTCGACACTGTTTCCGGTAACTTTGGCATTAAACGAAACAAGCTCCACCGGAATAACAGAAGCAAGATTAATTAACCACACATCGTGTAACCCGGCTCCGAACGAAAGAGTATGACCTGCAACGATTAAACTTCCATCAGAGATTTCTTTAATACAATAACCAACATCTGATTGGGCACCACCCAAGGTCTTATTCCACAACAGATTTCCCTGAGCATCTGTTTTAACTATCCACAAATCATCACCACCGGCACCAAAAGAAAGCGTATAACCTGTTACAACAAACCCTCCGTCAGATGTTTGTATCACTGAATTTCCGTAATCTCTGCCACTACCACCAAAAGTATGCTGCCACTCGGCATTACCAAGTGAATCAGTTTTGATTAAGAGCATATCATCAAGTCCTGCACCTGAAGAAGCTGTATAACCTGTAATAATATAACCGCCATCATTTATTTGTTTAACGGATAAACCTCTTTCAACATCAGTTCCTCCAAAGAATTTATTCCAAATCATATTTCCGGATGCGTCTGTTTTAACAAGCCAAACATTTCCAACTGCACCAGGTCCGTATGAAAATGTCCAACCGGTAATAATATAGCCACCATCAGAAGTTTTACTGATTGATCGTGCACCATCAGAACTTAGACCACCGATTGTCTTTGTCCATTGCTGATTACCAAATGCATCTGTTTTTACTAACCAGATATCTCTGCTGCCTGCACCAAAAGAAGAAGTTGCTCCTGCAAGCAGAAAACCACCATCATCAGTAATAATCATCGAATAAACTTCTTCATCGGATGTACCTCCAAACATTCTCTCCCAAACCTGAATTCCGTTTGAATCAACTTTAATCAGATAGA contains:
- a CDS encoding T9SS type A sorting domain-containing protein; translation: MLLQTNPNKIHFSLRILLISIFVSASFAQAPDTIWTRTYGGSNIDIGTFVSETTDGGFIITGYTRSYGAMSGRNVLLIKTDQTGNPLWINGYGGNNDEEANAVVQTSDGGFVASGYTKSFGAGGNDFYLIKVDSNGIQVWERMFGGTSDEEVYSMIITDDGGFLLAGATSSFGAGSRDIWLVKTDAFGNQQWTKTIGGLSSDGARSISKTSDGGYIITGWTFSYGPGAVGNVWLVKTDASGNMIWNKFFGGTDVERGLSVKQINDGGYIITGYTASSGAGLDDMLLIKTDSLGNAEWQHTFGGSGRDYGNSVIQTSDGGFVVTGYTLSFGAGGDDLWIVKTDAQGNLLWNKTLGGAQSDVGYCIKEISDGSLIVAGHTLSFGAGLHDVWLINLASVIPVELVSFNAKVTGNSVELNWTTASETNNRGFEIHRSFLQSGSQNLSWEIVSFVNGKGTSSDLTTYKFVDKNPGPGKYFYRLKQIDFDGNSKYSNPVEVEIISPKEFILEQNYPNPFNPTTEIIYVIPEGVENVVILKVYDVLGNVVTTLVNEKKQPGIHKVKFSAVQKNNSELTGGVYFYQLKVGNYIITKKMMLLK